CATGTCTGACTGCAGAGAAGCTGATCGATCCAAGTCAACGTGTTTATTGTTCTGGCTCTccatctcatcatatactccattCTCAGAAGAGAAGTTCTCATTTGTATTTGAATCTTCTGGTTCAATGTTTAAGAAGCTCACAAGATTATTAACCGCCTGATTTCCAATAGACTGCACCTGAGAGACACCATCACCTATCAGCTGTACTGCAGATTTCAAAGGGTTTTCCTTTGACTGGCCCCTCTCCTTTTTTCCAGGATCAAAAAGCAAGCTATCAGCTGATTCCTGGCTGATCTCAGTGATCTCACAAATAGGAAATTCTGAAGAATACTTGGGAGACATTTCTTTTTCTAGACTTTCTGTATTCAAACTAACTGAAGATTCTTTCACTTCAAAAGAGAATGACGAATCCTCTCCAATGATCTGGTCTTGTTTTCTGAGGGTTTGTTCACCTTTCTCAGGACTAGCAGAATCTCTTTTAGAGTTAAGAGAAGtactccttcttcttcttaggCCTTCCCTTTCAGGGGAAGTGCCACCACAATTAGCACTTGAATTAATGTCGTGAAGCTGAATTTGCAAGTTAAGCATCTCAGATTTCATCTTCTCCACTTGCATATTACGCAGGCGTTTCTTCTCCTcagattcacgaatatgttgcaacTGTGCAGTTTTCCATGCTGCTTTCTTCTCTTGCTCATGCACAATGGCACCAATTTGCTCTGCTTCAAGATAACGTGAAACATGATCAAATTCGCTGGAGGAGAACATATATGACTGAAGTGATACCAATACAAATATGATAATCTCGACAAGTGCAGATCTTGCAGTAATTCTAAACCCATAGTCATACTTATAAAACCCGATCATCTCATATATGTAATCTAGTGTCCCACATTTCCCAGAAGCTTTTGACACACCCAAAAAAGGAGATTGATAGGCAAGAGACAGAACAATAAGAGCAAAGTTGTATATGCGCAAGAATCTGAATATCTTGTTCCTCTTCTTCAGCATTACAAGTCTCATCCGAAAGAAAACCAGAGCAAATGCAAGATAACCAAGGTGCAGAATGTCATATTCAAGGGTTCCAGTAACCAAAACCAAGCAAAGCACAAGATCCAACAGATGGCAATAGCAAAAAAGTCTAAGGTAGTCGAGAAAAGTCCACATGCTTTTAGTTTCAAAAGAGAGATCCTTCCAAACAAACATATTTTTACGTTGAGACATCATTTGACGATATGTTGATGAACCTGAGAAACTGGAAAAACGATCGGCACGGAGTTTGAAACAAGCAAGCATGAAGACCACAAAATAGCTGGCTAGCATGCGTGAATCATCCACAGTAAGTCCTACAGCAAGCACAACACTTAAAATTAGGACAGTGATAAGGCTAGAATAATACATGGAGAAAAAATAATCACCATACGAGAATTGTATGCTTTGAAAATTGGCTAAGGTAAGGAGTTAGTAGTGGGGTGAAGCCAAAAAGAAAGCCCTCTGAAAGATTTTCAAATTTTCATGTGAAATATGTATTTTTCCATACAGAAAGAAGATTAAAACCCGGCTATATGACGATAATTTTGAGCCTAGGAGCATGAATATTGGCCTTTTGAGGCATAAATTTAGATATAGTATTTCGCAAGGCTGCCAAACATCCATAGGAATTGAAAGGAAACAATAAACACAATCAAGCATTTTGTATGATTTGTTAAgaaaaaaactctaatatgaTAGAGAGGGATTACCCAGCCAACAGTTCTTGCAGTACTGAAAATGAAGAGCTGAGCTTTTCCAGCAGTCATGACAAGATAGATCAGTTGCACTTGGGGTATGTTTATTAAAAGGATACATGCTCTTCCAGATAGCAAAGTACTCCAGGATGAGAATGGATGCAAACAAGAACACAAAAATGGGCCACAACTTTCTTATAATGGGCCGGTTTACAAGAATACAAGCAGCAAGCAATGCTATATATAGAATAGAGATGGCATTCAACAAGGCAAAGCTGGCTAGAAGCAATGCAACCATGTTTATCTCAAGGCCAAAGAGGTTAAACATATTCTCCATCCAGAACTTCAAATATATTTTCAAGATGGTCTTCTGTGTTTCAAACCTTTCTTTTCTCAATGCAAGAATCCTCTTCTTATTCCACTTATGACTCTCCTTGGTGCTTCCCCAGATATATCCAAATGAAAATATTCTGGTGCTACTACCATCTGCACTAACAGTTTTATTGGAATTAGGCACTTGAGTAAGACCAGAGGTGAAAGTGAGTGTGCTTGCAGTTGTGACTCCCTCTCCTTTTACAGATGGCACACTATCATATGATGGTGGCTTATTTTCATCATTGGATATAGAATCATTCATAAAGGCACTTTCATCCGAGATAAACAATGGACAAGGCTCTTCCCATTTTCCTTTATCTGGAACAGGATTTGGCATCTGCGCCAACCAACAGAAAACATTGTACTGAAGAGTGCAAGCAGCAATTACTAGGACTTTTCCTCTTAGTCCTGACTCTAGCCCCCTAAAACTGGGCTCATATGCACGGAAACCCAAGAAAAGGGAAATCCCAGAGTGCTTTTGCCCAGGAAACATTCCAACTTGTCTACCCCACATCTGAAATAGATACTCAGATGTCACTAGAAATCCAGTATATAACAGGAAAGATTTGGATGGTACCCGAGAAGTTTTTGGTAAAGTTGAACAGATTACAAGGCCAAGCAAATATACAAAACCAAAAGCACTAATTGGACCCAAAGAAGCATAGAATAATGTGACAAACAGGATTTTCTGACTGTGCCAAATAAGAAATCGTTTCATGAACCCAAACGGTCCAGAATCCAATGGATCAGGATCATCCGATCTGTTATACTTGCTTTGTCTCCTCTCATAGCTATAAAGTTGCATCACTATCAAGACAGCCAGAGATTCCCAAACATTTTGCAATAATGAAGCCTTTGAGTTGTAGCCTAAGTAAAAATAGAGATCTATAAACCTGGACAGCCACATCTCAAAGTGGGGGAAACTGCTCAAGCTATAGATGGAGACAAAAACCATGATAGCATATACTTTTAAAGGAAACCATAGACGCCTTCTTGTTTTCTCAACAAGTTGTCTTCCAATTATCCAAACAAGGAGCAGGAAAATATACCCGAATGATATGTAATTGGGAATCACCAGGTATACTGTGAAAAGAATGGTCAGAAATGCAATGTAGGTTCCACATGACCGATACATGGACAAGAACTTCTGCCCAACTGCACCGAGGAATGATGTTATCCTACTCTCTGAAAACAGAAAAGACAAATAAGTGTACaacatttaaatgtttaaattaggTTAAGAATTAGTCATAGCTCCAGGACCACCCAGACAGGGTGTAGCTACTGCTCCCATATAGAACTTCTCAACAGAAGGCCAGATAAAAGGTGTGATTATTTCACATCTAATAGAGGACAAATGGCAGGCTGAGAATCGGTCCTATAATAACTTATAAATTGTGATGGATCATGCACTTTGATCCAATAAGCAACAGTACAGTTATAACAACACAAATTTAacgcatggttttaaataacaaCTGTTACCAATGGGAAATACTGGTAATTGGGTACAGGGTTTTGAAGAGGGCTTTTACCATTATATATGTGAACaacgacaaaaaaaaaatgttacatAATGGTAATCGCCGTTATTGCCCATTAAATAACAGATGCCAATTGTTGTTTGTTCTTTTCATTTTGGAGCAAAGAGGCACATAGCTTACTTTTTCTGGTTTCTAGGGTTCCACTTCTGTTTCTCTCAATTTTCCATCTCAAGTTTTTCATCAGAAATCTTCATTTCGTATCTAAGATCATCAATTAGAAaggtttatttaaaatgaaggaAAGCAAAAAATCACACTTCTATATCCATACCTTGAAAGGGTTGAGTTATTTATCTTTGTTTTTGGTTTTTGCTTGtttgttgaaaaaaattatggtTTATGGTAGTTTGTTAACTAAATTCATAACATGAAACATTATTTACCCGATCTACAGGTTATTgtcttcccccccccccccccccccaacttTTAACTATTTTCGGAATTATATTTAGTAAATAACATAAATAATTGGAAAATAATGGAAGAAGTTTTAGGCTTCTTTAACATTGACGATCAAGCTCTCAAATCAAAGTCAAGATAATCAAGAACCTCCTAGACACTCATTTTGATGGTAATAGGATTAGTTCTTTACTATCTACTtagttattttagttttaaactgaTTAATGCTAATAACATCTAAAAATGAAAGCTTTAATATCTTTAATTGATGATTTTCTGCTTAATATTTAGTTGTccatcttatttttttattataacctTAAATATCTATTCACTTTATGAACTTcgacatttaaaaaaaagtgtaaTGATTAGCCATTACCATTACATTAGGATCATTGCAGACCCGTTTCAACTACATATTACCAAGATGAAAATCCATGATCCAACGTCTACTGTGAAGTTTATATCTTCATTAGTAAATTCAATGGAAAAGTAAAGTTTACACTTTATGCTTATGGACGGGAAAGGAtaggaaagaaaaaagaaaatggatAATATCTATCCTTTGTTTGGGAGTTTAATGAGGTTAGAAAAAGAAAGGACAAGAAGGAATTAGTTGTCCCTTTAGACTCTTCCTTTGTTTGGGAGTTTAATGAGGTTAGAAAAAGAAAGGACAAGAAGGAATTAGTTGTTCCTTTAGACTCTTGCAATATATATATTACCCTAAAAACCTTCTTATTCTTCATAACATCAAAACATAGATAACAATCCTTTTTAATGCTTTTTTCCCTATCCCATGGACAGactaccttttttttttatcatccaACTAAAACTTGCAAACATGGTGTAAAAATACAACACACATAGGGGAAAAACTAGTCCTATAGAAATATCCCCATGGTTTGAACTTTCAATATGGTCAGATATAGTGTCCCTCTATCATGAGAATGAATTTTAGGGGTGAAAAAAGATAGGCTTTCTGACTATGCAAACCAAAGTGCAACATCAATAAAAGATGTAGTGGGTATATATGAATTAATACCATAAGAATGATTATCATGGTTGTATTTGGCAGTCTGGGAGGCACACACTGACAAGAGGACTGATTTATTAAGACCAGCTTGCAAGATGCTAAATCCAATGGGAGCGCTCGGGGTGTGCTGCACAATTGCTGAGAATGAAAATAACATCTCAAAACCATGGTTGTGAATGGCACAGAAACAAGCAAGTAGGGCAATTTCCAAGAAATCCCAAGAACTATCTTGTTTAAGAAGACCTGCACCAAATCACATTCCGTTATAACTGATTCTCTTTTCTTATCACATATCAAAACTACACAGTTATCCAGGCATGATTAGCTGTCAAGTGTCAAGTCAGTAAAAATATGCATTAGCTACAAATGTAGAATGGTTGTGCTTGCACATTTGACTACAGTATATCTTTAACTTAAAAATAGCAAAAGATATTGCTCTGAATTATTGTGGATGATATACAAAGATGGGACAAAAATGTTCTCAAGCTTTTTTCCCACAAGTGTTAATATATCTGTTGTAAAagtttttagatttttaagttCAATAATATTCAACTTTCTGTTGATCTGGTGCAACAAGGACATTATTAGATGAGTTGAACAAAGTGACAACATTTTTATTCCCATTGAAAAGGTACTAATCCAGGTTGAACTGCTTAAAGCAAGCACCTACCTAACTGCAGCAAAACTTCCATACTCGTGGATCCTGTTTGCTCCAAAGCATGAGAGATCAAGTCAATCTGAAGAATGTACAACAGTGCAAAGTGAGCTTCACACAGAAGGATCAGGCACTGACGTAACCTTTTGCTGATGTCGTGGCTCAAAAGATATACCAAGAAAAATATCACTGAAGCAGAAGTAAGAAGAGAACGCCAATTAGAAAATTTAGACCAAATTGTGTGCATATAACAAATTGCCATTTGTTCATAATCCTTGATTGGTGAACAAAAGGTCTCAtgctaatataaatttataacaacATGTTGGAGACTTTTAtatcttttcctaaaaggaacTCACTATATACAGCATGGATGAAACCAGGTTTCATGGCAATGAGGAAAATAAGTGCCAGCATAATAGCCCGGGAGCATTTTCGCAGTCCCCATGCAATCGTCGCCACAATAAACACCTTGGTACCTTCTTCTACTGTAATAAAGGAACACAATGACTTAATCGCGTAGATGAAGCATTGTCCTAATAAGTTAATATTAGCAGCTCACATACTAGAGCAGATTACGAATGTGaaagaaaaagcaaagcaaATTGATCGATTACTTGATTTTTAGTTCAGAGGTTGAACAACAAAATAAAATCAACAATGAGAACATGGACATTCCAAAAAAATAGAGACATCTGAATTCAGAATCATGACAATAATCAAGTGTCAATACAGCACTCCTTCCATAGTTTCATATAAGCTCAAAAAGGTGCAGAAAGGGAAATATCTCCctttaaggcatgtgaacattAACATGAGATCATAGAATGGTTTtctaattaacaaaaaaatatttaaagaaaatgcCAGAGAAGATGTGCTCTGGAAATTATTAGAAACAAAAGCGAAATAATCTATAACAACTAGTTTTCTTATTCAAACTAAACCATAATTTTAAATCACGGTCATGGGTAACGGAAACAGGCTTGTAATAGCCATAATGGTATCCTGACGCTTCGCAAATTTTTCAAAACAATTTGCAAAGTCTATAAGATGAAttgaaattaaacaataaattgcaaattaatttaaattttttacaaaaaaacataattttttagtaataataatttattttccaaCTTTTTTAACCCTAAACCTAtacattaatttctatttatcataattaacatagatattaaatttataatttgtcCCAGTATTGAACTACAATTAGCATTAtcaaataactaataaaaaatcacataaaattttatttttaagttattttacaattaatttaataaaatagatttcttaaatatagtttaaaataagaaaacaagcatacatataataatacataaacacataaattaaagaaattttaataaacaaaatagaaacaaattataaaaaaataaatatttatattggaTAATATATCTTTTTTAACATATAATTATGAGTTGAGGGTCAAAATGGGTTGGCGGGTCACGAATTGACATATGACACAAATAATAAAGTGTCATAAACATGTTAAATTGTGTTAGAGTGTCAACCCATGACATAGACACAAATTATTAGCGTGTCATAAATGGGTTGACATTATTTTTACAAGAATACAAATAAACTCAATCCTAACCCTTAATTTCTCGTGTTGTTTTTGCGTTGTGTTCACGGGTTGTGTCTAAAATTGCCACCCCTAGCATATTGTTAAATTTTACCCTAGAAAAACAGGTGGACAAAAAAGTTTCAGTCCACTTCAGGTTCAGAATAACTAGATG
The sequence above is a segment of the Manihot esculenta cultivar AM560-2 chromosome 5, M.esculenta_v8, whole genome shotgun sequence genome. Coding sequences within it:
- the LOC110615204 gene encoding piezo-type mechanosensitive ion channel homolog isoform X6; this translates as MHRLNGLLLVFILFWAVSTYIFNVAFPLFNRKLEKDMEIWEMVGLWHYPIPGFFLLAQFCLGILVALGNLVNNSVFLYLSDEGNRPSNENDSAEVEEGTKVFIVATIAWGLRKCSRAIMLALIFLIAMKPGFIHAVYMIFFLVYLLSHDISKRLRQCLILLCEAHFALLYILQIDLISHALEQTGSTSMEVLLQLGLLKQDSSWDFLEIALLACFCAIHNHGFEMLFSFSAIVQHTPSAPIGFSILQAGLNKSVLLSVCASQTAKYNHDNHSYESRITSFLGAVGQKFLSMYRSCGTYIAFLTILFTVYLVIPNYISFGYIFLLLVWIIGRQLVEKTRRRLWFPLKVYAIMVFVSIYSLSSFPHFEMWLSRFIDLYFYLGYNSKASLLQNVWESLAVLIVMQLYSYERRQSKYNRSDDPDPLDSGPFGFMKRFLIWHSQKILFVTLFYASLGPISAFGFVYLLGLVICSTLPKTSRVPSKSFLLYTGFLVTSEYLFQMWGRQVGMFPGQKHSGISLFLGFRAYEPSFRGLESGLRGKVLVIAACTLQYNVFCWLAQMPNPVPDKGKWEEPCPLFISDESAFMNDSISNDENKPPSYDSVPSVKGEGVTTASTLTFTSGLTQVPNSNKTVSADGSSTRIFSFGYIWGSTKESHKWNKKRILALRKERFETQKTILKIYLKFWMENMFNLFGLEINMVALLLASFALLNAISILYIALLAACILVNRPIIRKLWPIFVFLFASILILEYFAIWKSMYPFNKHTPSATDLSCHDCWKSSALHFQYCKNCWLGLTVDDSRMLASYFVVFMLACFKLRADRFSSFSGSSTYRQMMSQRKNMFVWKDLSFETKSMWTFLDYLRLFCYCHLLDLVLCLVLVTGTLEYDILHLGYLAFALVFFRMRLVMLKKRNKIFRFLRIYNFALIVLSLAYQSPFLGVSKASGKCGTLDYIYEMIGFYKYDYGFRITARSALVEIIIFVLVSLQSYMFSSSEFDHVSRYLEAEQIGAIVHEQEKKAAWKTAQLQHIRESEEKKRLRNMQVEKMKSEMLNLQIQLHDINSSANCGGTSPEREGLRRRRSTSLNSKRDSASPEKGEQTLRKQDQIIGEDSSFSFEVKESSVSLNTESLEKEMSPKYSSEFPICEITEISQESADSLLFDPGKKERGQSKENPLKSAVQLIGDGVSQVQSIGNQAVNNLVSFLNIEPEDSNTNENFSSENGVYDEMESQNNKHVDLDRSASLQSDMSSDTTSLQIGRIFWHIWSQMRSNNDIVCYCCFILVFLWNFSLLSMVYLGALFLYALCVNTGPNYIFWVIMLIYTEVYILLQYLYQIIIQHCGLTIHSGLLRELGFPAHKINSSFVISALPLFFVYLFTLLQSSITAKDGEWMPSMESKFCRKSTLHREEALLSYSWSEKAQELLHVTTSMLRLIVRSVFRYWESLTKGAESPPYFVQMSMDVDLWPEDGIQPERIESGINQLLRIVHDERCKGKNPNLCPFASKIHVQSIERSEENPNMALVVFEVVYAAPLTSCVSAEWYKSLTPAADVAKEILKAKYDGLVEAIGFPYLIISVIGGGKREIDLYAYIFGADLSVFFLVAIFYQSVIKNKSEFLDVYQLEDQFPKEFVFLLMVIFFLIVLDRIIYLCSFATGKVIFYIFNLILFTYSVTVYAWHLESFQEHAAGLALRAIFLAKAVSLALQAIQIRYGIPHKSTLHRQFLTSQVSRINYLGYRLYRALPFLYELRCVLDWSCTTTSLTMYDWLKLEDIHASLYLVKCDTVLNRATHKQGEKQTKWTKCCNGICLFFILIFVIWAPMLIYSSGNPTNIANPIKDASVQLDIKTAGGRLTLYQTTLCEKLQWDNVNSDVDLDPDGYLNAYNNNDIQLICCQADASMLWLVPDVVQKRFIQSLEWDLDLDILFIWVLSRERPKGKEVVKYEKPIDPLDLPTRSDVQKVLNGSTNSFRIYNLYPRYLRVTGSGDVRPLEQEVSAVSADLIINRANFSWWSFHDINSSDVSGCGGLTGPTAIIMSEETPPQGILGDTISKFSIWGLYITFVLAVGRFIRLQCSDLRMRIPYENLPSCDRLIAICEDIYAARAEGELGVEEVLYWTLVKIYRSPHMLLEYTKPD
- the LOC110615204 gene encoding piezo-type mechanosensitive ion channel homolog isoform X4; translation: MDFIMSMRGSNLTEQLLPLRHSFFIRQSKSGVTHTNVLLRGAVFRTFSINFFTYGFPVSLFALSYWSFHFASACAFGLLAYVGYIVYAFPSVFRMHRLNGLLLVFILFWAVSTYIFNVAFPLFNRKLEKDMEIWEMVGLWHYPIPGFFLLAQFCLGILVALGNLVNNSVFLYLSDEGNRPSNENDSAEVEEGTKVFIVATIAWGLRKCSRAIMLALIFLIAMKPGFIHAVYMIFFLVYLLSHDISKRLRQCLILLCEAHFALLYILQIDLISHALEQTGSTSMEVLLQLGLLKQDSSWDFLEIALLACFCAIHNHGFEMLFSFSAIVQHTPSAPIGFSILQAGLNKSVLLSVCASQTAKYNHDNHSYESRITSFLGAVGQKFLSMYRSCGTYIAFLTILFTVYLVIPNYISFGYIFLLLVWIIGRQLVEKTRRRLWFPLKVYAIMVFVSIYSLSSFPHFEMWLSRFIDLYFYLGYNSKASLLQNVWESLAVLIVMQLYSYERRQSKYNRSDDPDPLDSGPFGFMKRFLIWHSQKILFVTLFYASLGPISAFGFVYLLGLVICSTLPKTSRVPSKSFLLYTGFLVTSEYLFQMWGRQVGMFPGQKHSGISLFLGFRAYEPSFRGLESGLRGKVLVIAACTLQYNVFCWLAQMPNPVPDKGKWEEPCPLFISDESAFMNDSISNDENKPPSYDSVPSVKGEGVTTASTLTFTSGLTQVPNSNKTVSADGSSTRIFSFGYIWGSTKESHKWNKKRILALRKERFETQKTILKIYLKFWMENMFNLFGLEINMVALLLASFALLNAISILYIALLAACILVNRPIIRKLWPIFVFLFASILILEYFAIWKSMYPFNKHTPSATDLSCHDCWKSSALHFQYCKNCWLGLTVDDSRMLASYFVVFMLACFKLRADRFSSFSGSSTYRQMMSQRKNMFVWKDLSFETKSMWTFLDYLRLFCYCHLLDLVLCLVLVTGTLEYDILHLGYLAFALVFFRMRLVMLKKRNKIFRFLRIYNFALIVLSLAYQSPFLGVSKASGKCGTLDYIYEMIGFYKYDYGFRITARSALVEIIIFVLVSLQSYMFSSSEFDHVSRYLEAEQIGAIVHEQEKKAAWKTAQLQHIRESEEKKRLRNMQVEKMKSEMLNLQIQLHDINSSANCGGTSPEREGLRRRRSTSLNSKRDSASPEKGEQTLRKQDQIIGEDSSFSFEVKESSVSLNTESLEKEMSPKYSSEFPICEITEISQESADSLLFDPGKKERGQSKENPLKSAVQLIGDGVSQVQSIGNQAVNNLVSFLNIEPEDSNTNENFSSENGVYDEMESQNNKHVDLDRSASLQSDMSSDTTSLQIGRIFWHIWSQMRSNNDIVCYCCFILVFLWNFSLLSMVYLGALFLYALCVNTGPNYIFWVIMLIYTEVYILLQYLYQIIIQHCGLTIHSGLLRELGFPAHKINSSFVISALPLFFVYLFTLLQSSITAKDGEWMPSMESKFCRKSTLHREEALLSYSWSEKAQELLHVTTSMLRLIVRSVFRYWESLTKGAESPPYFVQMSMDVDLWPEDGIQPERIESGINQLLRIVHDERCKGKNPNLCPFASKIHVQSIERSEENPNMALVVFEVVYAAPLTSCVSAEWYKSLTPAADVAKEILKAKYDGLVEAIGFPYLIISVIGGGKREIDLYAYIFGADLSVFFLVAIFYQSVIKNKSEFLDVYQLEDQFPKEFVFLLMVIFFLIVLDRIIYLCSFATGKVIFYIFNLILFTYSVTVYAWHLESFQEHAAGLALRAIFLAKAVSLALQAIQIRYGIPHKSTLHRQFLTSQVSRINYLGYRLYRALPFLYELRCVLDWSCTTTSLTMYDWLKLEDIHASLYLVKCDTVLNRATHKQGEKQTKWTKCCNGICLFFILIFVIWAPMLIYSSGNPTNIANPIKDASVQLDIKTAGGRLTLYQTTLCEKLQWDNVNSDVDLDPDGYLNAYNNNDIQLICCQADASMLWLVPDVVQKRFIQSLEWDLDLDILFIWVLSRERPKGKEVVKYEKPIDPLDLPTRSDVQKVLNGSTNSFRIYNLYPRYLRVTGSGDVRPLEQEVSAVSADLIINRANFSWWSFHDINSSDVSGCGGLTGPTAIIMSEETPPQGILGDTISKFSIWGLYITFVLAVGRFIRLQCSDLRMRIPYENLPSCDRLIAICEDIYAARAEGELGVEEVLYWTLVKIYRSPHMLLEYTKPD
- the LOC110615204 gene encoding piezo-type mechanosensitive ion channel homolog isoform X5 produces the protein MGNFLVGFVLPLLLLTAALTNWSLISLGDVIAFLLIQYYAPKIGFRFRRRFILLWPIILFSLFVILSELVYLIVWAIKGNKWSEANAWWAHLTGLMVFQSWKSPPVIYFLVVQLLAVVVAFVDIYGNRFGLFPWQESCWGHFLTVLEQIGSYFRVASCLLLPAIQLGVGISHPSWLSLPFFIGSCAGLVDWSLTSNFLGLFRWWRPLQLYASFNIILLYVYQLPIEFPNLFHWIADFIGLFKISGKAEWPEICSGLSLVLFYIMLSFIRCDLEEMDFIMSMRGSNLTEQLLPLRHSFFIRQSKSGVTHTNVLLRGAVFRTFSINFFTYGFPVSLFALSYWSFHFASACAFGLLAYVGYIVYAFPSVFRMHRLNGLLLVFILFWAVSTYIFNVAFPLFNRKLEKDMEIWEMVGLWHYPIPGFFLLAQFCLGILVALGNLVNNSVFLYLSDEGNRPSNENDSAEVEEGTKVFIVATIAWGLRKCSRAIMLALIFLIAMKPGFIHAVYMIFFLVYLLSHDISKRLRQCLILLCEAHFALLYILQIDLISHALEQTGSTSMEVLLQLGLLKQDSSWDFLEIALLACFCAIHNHGFEMLFSFSAIVQHTPSAPIGFSILQAGLNKSVLLSVCASQTAKYNHDNHSYESRITSFLGAVGQKFLSMYRSCGTYIAFLTILFTVYLVIPNYISFGYIFLLLVWIIGRQLVEKTRRRLWFPLKVYAIMVFVSIYSLSSFPHFEMWLSRFIDLYFYLGYNSKASLLQNVWESLAVLIVMQLYSYERRQSKYNRSDDPDPLDSGPFGFMKRFLIWHSQKILFVTLFYASLGPISAFGFVYLLGLVICSTLPKTSRVPSKSFLLYTGFLVTSEYLFQMWGRQVGMFPGQKHSGISLFLGFRAYEPSFRGLESGLRGKVLVIAACTLQYNVFCWLAQMPNPVPDKGKWEEPCPLFISDESAFMNDSISNDENKPPSYDSVPSVKGEGVTTASTLTFTSGLTQVPNSNKTVSADGSSTRIFSFGYIWGSTKESHKWNKKRILALRKERFETQKTILKIYLKFWMENMFNLFGLEINMVALLLASFALLNAISILYIALLAACILVNRPIIRKLWPIFVFLFASILILEYFAIWKSMYPFNKHTPSATDLSCHDCWKSSALHFQYCKNCWLGLTVDDSRMLASYFVVFMLACFKLRADRFSSFSGSSTYRQMMSQRKNMFVWKDLSFETKSMWTFLDYLRLFCYCHLLDLVLCLVLVTGTLEYDILHLGYLAFALVFFRMRLVMLKKRNKIFRFLRIYNFALIVLSLAYQSPFLGVSKASGKCGTLDYIYEMIGFYKYDYGFRITARSALVEIIIFVLVSLQSYMFSSSEFDHVSRYLEAEQIGAIVHEQEKKAAWKTAQLQHIRESEEKKRLRNMQVEKMKSEMLNLQIQLHDINSSANCGGTSPEREGLRRRRSTSLNSKRDSASPEKGEQTLRKQDQIIGEDSSFSFEVKESSVSLNTESLEKEMSPKYSSEFPICEITEISQESADSLLFDPGKKERGQSKENPLKSAVQLIGDGVSQVQSIGNQAVNNLVSFLNIEPEDSNTNENFSSENGVYDEMESQNNKHVDLDRSASLQSDMSSDTTSLQIGRIFWHIWSQMRSNNDIVCYCCFILVFLWNFSLLSMVYLGALFLYALCVNTGPNYIFWVIMLIYTEVYILLQYLYQIIIQHCGLTIHSGLLRELGFPAHKINSSFVISALPLFFVYLFTLLQSSITAKDGEWMPSMESKFCRKSTLHREEALLSYSWSEKAQELLHVTTSMLRLIVRSVFRYWESLTKGAESPPYFVQMSMDVDLWPEDGIQPERIESGINQLLRIVHDERCKGKNPNLCPFASKIHVQSIERSEENPNMALVVFEVVYAAPLTSCVSAEWYKSLTPAADVAKEILKAKYDGLVEAIGFPYLIISVIGGGKREIDLYAYIFGADLSVFFLVAIFYQSVIKNKSEFLDVYQLEDQFPKEFVFLLMVIFFLIVLDRIIYLCSFATGKVIFYIFNLILFTYSVTVYAWHLESFQEHAAGLALRAIFLAKAVSLALQAIQIRYGIPHKSTLHRQFLTSQVSRINYLGYRLYRALPFLYELRCVLDWSCTTTSLTMYDWLKEHSY